The Crassaminicella indica genomic interval CTTTTAGTGCTTTTGCAAGTTCTGTTTCTGAATCAATGCGATAATCTACATGAAATCCACTTTTTCTTGTAAAGAATGCAGGGAATTCCTCTGTACCAAAACCAACAACAGGAACTCCGTGGGTTTCTAGGTATTCTAAAGTTAGTCCTATGTCAAGGATAGATTTTGCTCCTGAACAAACAACAGCTACATTTGTATGGCTAAGCTCCATTAAATCTGCTGAAATATCAAATGTTTCTTGAGCTTCTCTATGAACGCCACCAATTCCTCCTGTAACAAATACCTTAATCCCTGCTAAAGCTGAAATAATCATCGTAGAGGCTACTGTTGTAGCACCATTTAGTTCCTTTGCGATTATGAAAGGAAGATCTCGTCTACTTGCTTTTAATATATCTTCTCCTTTTCCCATGTATTCAAGTTCATCATCGGTTAGACCAACCTTAAATCTTCCTTTTAAAATTCCTATTGTTGCAGGAATAGCACCGTTTTCTCTTATAATATTTTCAACGGCTCTAGCAGTTTTTATATTTTCTGGATAAGGCATACCATGAGATATGATAGTTGATTCTAATGCTACAACAGGCTTGTTTTCCTCTAATGCTTTTTGTACCTCTGGATGGATGTCTAAATATTTTTTATACATAAATTCATCTCCTTTGAAAGTTTTTGAATATTTTCTACGGACAGGGTTGGATTGATGGTATTCTCATGTGAAAGGGCAATTATAGAAGCAGAACTTGAAAATTTTGCACTATCGCTTAAAGAAAAGTTATTTAAATGACTATAAATAAGTCCTGCCATAAATGCGTCTCCAGCCCCTGTAGTATTGACTGCCTTTATTTTAGGAGTAGATAAAAGAATAGATGTATTTTCATTTCTACAATATACTCCAAGCTTTCCAAGACTTATAAATATATTTTTTACGCCTTCCTTTAGAAAATAATCAGCAGCTTTTTTTAGATCTTCTTTTGTATTAATTTTTATTCCTGAAAGTATTTCAGCTTCTAGCTTATTAGGTTTTATAGTGTGAAATAAACCTATAAAATTTTTTACTTTCTTTGCTTTTGTAGTAGATACAGGATCAAGGAAAAAATCTACTTCTTTAAAATTGCTTACTAAATAATGAAGAATTTCTTCTGGAATATTTGTATCTACGACTATTAATTGGGCATTTTTTAGCATAGGACTTTTTTCTCTAATAAAATCAATGGTGATTTTATCAAAAATATCCATAGCTGAAACTGCTAATTTCATATCTCCATTTTCATCTAAAATTGAAAGATATATAGAAGAAGGAGTATTTTTTAAAGATAAAATATGTGTTGTATCAATTCCAGAGAGTTTACATTCCTCTAAAATTTTATTTCCGTATAAATCATCTCCTACGGCAGAAATCAATTTTGTATTTATACCTAAATGCACTAGATTTTCTGCTATATTTCTTCCAACCCCTCCAAGAGACATTTTTACATCTCCTGGATTAGAATCATGAAGCTTCAAAGTGTGATTTGTAAAGCCTTGAATATCTACGTTGGTTCCTCCTATTACAGCAACATATTTATCTTTTCTTATGATATAGCCTTTCCCTAAGATATATCCTTTTTTCATCAAATTTGTAATATGCACTGCTACAGAGGAACGGGTAATTCCCAACCTTTTAGCCAATTCTTGTTGAGAGATTAAAGGATCTTTTTTAATTAAAGCTAGAATTTCTTTTTCTCGCAGTGTCACAATTATCACCAACTTTTGCTTAGTAAATAAACTTATGTTTATATTATAACCGAATATTATGAATGATGTAAAGAAATTTTTGTAATATAACAGATATATTAATGAATATGATGATAGTATGATTCATATATATAAATTATATTTCATTATCGTAAAAAAATAGTAAAAATAGATAGACGTTGTAGGAAAGATATAGTACAATAAGAATAAAATTGTTAAAATTTTCTAAAAACGTATTGAGAGAGGGACAAAAGAATGGCAGCTGATGTAGGAAGAAAGATTAAAGATTTAAGAACTAATAAGAATTTAACACTAAAGGATTTAAGTGAAAAGACAGGATTATCGATAGGCTTTTTATCCCAATTGGAAAGAGGGCTTACAACTATAGCTATTGATGCTTTAGAAAAAATAGCAGATTTTTTAGATGTAAATATATCTTATTTTTTTAAGAAACCAGAAAATAGTAAAAGGATAGTGTTGAGAAGCTATGAAAAAAAAGCGTTTGAAATCGTTAATAGTCAGTTTATTCATTATCATTTAACTAATGATATTGAAAATAAAGAACTTTTGCCAAGATTAATTGAAATACTGCCAAGCAATGTAGATGAGGAAATTACTCCTTATCAACATGAAGGAGAAGAGTTTATTTATGTTTTAGAAGGAATACTTACCCTTTTTGTAGCTGATGAGCAGTATGAATTGTATCCAGGGGATAGTGCACATATTGATTCAAATATGCTCCATAATTGGGCTAATTACACAAATAAAACGGTTAAGCTGTTAGCTGTAAATATACCTAATTTTTTCAAAAAAAAGAATGATATATAAGTGAAATTTATGGTTGTGAAATAGATTTAATTATGATGAAATATAGCTGTGAAAAAGCTTTTATAGTTAGAAGGTGATTTTTTGAATAAAGGAAGAATTATAAATATCCAAAGATATTGTGTACATGATGGTCCGGGGATTAGAACTACGGTGTTTTTTAAGGGGTGTCCTCTAGCTTGTTGGTGGTGTCATAATCCTGAGAGTCAAAGATATGAAAAAGAAATTATGTATAATGAGGAAAAATGTACTCTATGCAAAATGTGTGAGAAAAAATGTGTGGTGCAATGTATTAGATTAAAAGAACATATTTTTTATGATCCTAATCAATGTGTATTTTGTGAAAATTGTATTGATTTTTGTATAAATAATGCAAGAGAATTAGTAGGCAAGGAATATACATTAAGTGAATTGATGCAGGAAATTGAAAAAGATCAAATTTTTTATGATGAATCAGGTGGGGGAGTAACTTTATCTGGTGGGGAAGTTATGAGTCAGATTGAGTTTGTAGAAGAGTTGGTAAAATCTTGTCATAGTAAAGGAATAAGTGTTGCTATTGATACATGTGGATATGCTCCCTTTGAAAGCTTTGAAAAAATTATTAATTATACAGATGTATTTTTGTATGATTTGAAAATAATGGATCCAAAAAAGCATGAGCAATATACAGGAAAAGATAATAAAATTATTTTAAATAATTTAAAATGCTTATCAGAAAAAGGAGCTAGTATTTATCTAAGAATTCCTTTAATAGAAGGGATAAATACAGATGATGAAAACATAAAGGAAATGATTATATTTACTAAGGACTTAAATATTCAAAGGGTTCATTTGCTACCATTTCATGAAATAGGCAGCGACAAATATAAAAGGTTGAATATGGATTATAAAAGGGAATATCTCAAGAGGCCATCTGATATAGTACTAAATAAAATTAAATCTATGTTTGAAAAATCTAATTTCAAGGTAAAAATAGGGGGGTAAAAGGATGGAAAGAGGAATGAATGAAAGAATTAAAAAACTAAGACATCAAAGTTTGACTACAAAACCACATATTAGTATTGAAAGAGCAGTCCTTGTAAATGAAGCATATCAAAAATATGCAGGAGTAGTTGAAATACCGATTCTTAGGGCATTGACCTTTAAGCATATTCTAGAGAATAAGAAGCTTTGTATCAATGAAGATGAACTTATTGTAGGAGAAAAGGGAGAAGGACCTCAATCTACACCTACATATCCTGAACTTTGTTGCCATACACTAGAAGATTTTGATGTAATGAACAATAGGGAATATATTTCTTTTAAAGTAAGTGAAGAAGTAAAAAGCATTCAAAAAGAAGTAATTATTCCTTATTGGAAAGACCGTTCAATCAGGAAGAAAATTTTTGACCATATGACTCCAGAATGGATTGATTGTTATGAAAGTGGT includes:
- a CDS encoding pseudouridine-5'-phosphate glycosidase; translated protein: MYKKYLDIHPEVQKALEENKPVVALESTIISHGMPYPENIKTARAVENIIRENGAIPATIGILKGRFKVGLTDDELEYMGKGEDILKASRRDLPFIIAKELNGATTVASTMIISALAGIKVFVTGGIGGVHREAQETFDISADLMELSHTNVAVVCSGAKSILDIGLTLEYLETHGVPVVGFGTEEFPAFFTRKSGFHVDYRIDSETELAKALKAKWDLNLNGGVVVGNPIPKEYEMDYNTITNAIEDALKEAKEKGIKGKETTPFLLSKIKAITSGKSLSSNIQLVYNNARLGAKLAVELSKLYQK
- a CDS encoding helix-turn-helix domain-containing protein: MAADVGRKIKDLRTNKNLTLKDLSEKTGLSIGFLSQLERGLTTIAIDALEKIADFLDVNISYFFKKPENSKRIVLRSYEKKAFEIVNSQFIHYHLTNDIENKELLPRLIEILPSNVDEEITPYQHEGEEFIYVLEGILTLFVADEQYELYPGDSAHIDSNMLHNWANYTNKTVKLLAVNIPNFFKKKNDI
- a CDS encoding trans-4-hydroxy-L-proline dehydratase activase: MNKGRIINIQRYCVHDGPGIRTTVFFKGCPLACWWCHNPESQRYEKEIMYNEEKCTLCKMCEKKCVVQCIRLKEHIFYDPNQCVFCENCIDFCINNARELVGKEYTLSELMQEIEKDQIFYDESGGGVTLSGGEVMSQIEFVEELVKSCHSKGISVAIDTCGYAPFESFEKIINYTDVFLYDLKIMDPKKHEQYTGKDNKIILNNLKCLSEKGASIYLRIPLIEGINTDDENIKEMIIFTKDLNIQRVHLLPFHEIGSDKYKRLNMDYKREYLKRPSDIVLNKIKSMFEKSNFKVKIGG
- a CDS encoding PfkB family carbohydrate kinase, whose product is MTLREKEILALIKKDPLISQQELAKRLGITRSSVAVHITNLMKKGYILGKGYIIRKDKYVAVIGGTNVDIQGFTNHTLKLHDSNPGDVKMSLGGVGRNIAENLVHLGINTKLISAVGDDLYGNKILEECKLSGIDTTHILSLKNTPSSIYLSILDENGDMKLAVSAMDIFDKITIDFIREKSPMLKNAQLIVVDTNIPEEILHYLVSNFKEVDFFLDPVSTTKAKKVKNFIGLFHTIKPNKLEAEILSGIKINTKEDLKKAADYFLKEGVKNIFISLGKLGVYCRNENTSILLSTPKIKAVNTTGAGDAFMAGLIYSHLNNFSLSDSAKFSSSASIIALSHENTINPTLSVENIQKLSKEMNLCIKNI